Proteins encoded in a region of the Carassius carassius chromosome 49, fCarCar2.1, whole genome shotgun sequence genome:
- the LOC132132553 gene encoding lysophosphatidic acid receptor 1-A-like: MDDGQCYYNETIAFFYNRSQKYLAKDWDPVSKLVMGLGITVCIFIMLANLLVMVAIYINRRFHFPIYYLMANLAAADFFAGLAYFYLMFNTGPNTRRLTVSTWLLRQGLIDTSLTASVANLLAIAIERHITVFRMQLHTRMSNRRVVVVIVIIWTMSIVMGAIPSVGWNCICAIDTCSNMAPLYSNSYLGFWAIFNLVTFVVMVVLYAHIFMYVRQRTMRMSRHSSGQRRNRDTMMSLLKTTVIVLGAFIVCWTPGLVLLLLDVVCSNCNVLTYEKFFLLLAEFNSAMNPIIYSYRDKEMSVTFKQILCCQRQENVNGTAEGSDRSASSINHPVLSSTHHKDHSVV, from the exons ATGGATGACGGACAATGCTACTACAATGAAACCATAGCCTTTTTCTACAATCGTAGTCAGAAGTATCTGGCCAAGGACTGGGACCCCGTAAGCAAGCTAGTAATGGGACTTGGGattacagtgtgtatttttattatgctAGCTAACTTGCTTGTGATGGTGGCCATCTACATCAACCGCCGATTTCACTTCCCAATCTACTATCTCATGGCTAACCTAGCAGCCGCGGACTTCTTTGCCGGACTTGCCTATTTCTACTTGATGTTCAACACGGGACCCAATACGAGGAGGCTAACGGTCAGCACGTGGTTGCTTCGCCAAGGCCTCATCGATACGAGCCTAACAGCCTCAGTTGCCAACTTGCTAGCTATAGCCATTGAGCGCCACATAACTGTGTTCCGCATGCAGCTCCATACCCGAATGAGCAATCGACGAGTAGTTGTAGTTATCGTCATCATCTGGACCATGTCTATCGTCATGGGAGCCATTCCTAGCGTGGGCTGGAACTGCATCTGTGCCATAGATACTTGCTCCAACATGGCTCCCCTATACAGCAACTCCTACTTGGGCTTCTGGGCGATCTTCAACCTGGTGACCTTCGTGGTCATGGTCGTTCTATATGCCCACATATTTATGTATGTACGTCAGCGAACCATGAGGATGTCCCGGCACAGCTCGGGTCAAAGGCGGAACAGGGACACTATGATGAGCTTGCTGAAAACAACTGTGATTGTATTGG GAGCTTTCATTGTGTGCTGGACGCCTGGTTTGGTGCTTCTCCTGCTGGACGTGGTCTGCTCCAACTGCAATGTCCTGACCTATGAGAAATTCTTCCTTCTTTTAGCCGAATTCAACTCTGCTATGAACCCTATCATATACTCCTACCGGGACAAGGAGATGAGCGTCACGTTCAAACAGATCCTGTGCTGTCAGCGGCAGGAGAATGTGAACGGTACAGCAGAGGGTTCGGACCGGTCTGCGTCCTCCATCAACCACCCGGTCCTGAGCAGCACGCACCATAAAGACCATTCAGTGGTCTGA